ATGTGTAGACCCCGTTCTCCTCCGGGTAGATATCGGTGAGCTGGGTGTAGCAGTAGCCGAACATCTTGGGATCATTGAGCAGCACATCGCAGAGGCCCTCGAAGCGGGCGTAGAACTCGTCGAGGGAGGTGACCCGCTCGCCGTAGCCCCAGCTCTCCTTGTTGTCGAAGGCCGCTGGGTTCCACCAGATGCCACCAAACTCCGAGCAGAAGTAGGGCTGTCCACCGTAGGGAATGTTGGTCGGCTTGCCGTCCCAGCCGTTGTTGATGTAGGGCTTGCCATCGGCGAGCCCCGCCATGTTCGCGGCGAATTTTTCCGGGTTCTGCTCGTAGTCGTGGGAGTCGTAGATATCGGACTCACGGACCCGGTGGGCGTACCCCGACGTATCCAGCACCGGGCGGGTGGCATCGGCGAGCTTGGTAGCGAGCCACATCCCGCGGGTGACATCGTCGAGCGGGCGAATCTGGTCGGAGTTCTCCTGGTAGGTCTCGTTGAGGGGGCACCAGCCGACAATGCTGGGGTGCGAGTAGTCCCGCTCCACCGCCTCCAGCCACTGCGCGACATAGCTGGCATCGGGCTGCTGGTGGTTGGTGGAGGGCCCAAAGCCGCTACAGCCCCAGTCGCCAAACTCGCCCCAGACTAAGTACCCGAGCTTGTCGGCCCAGTAGAAGAAGCGCTCCTCAAAGACCTTCTGGTGCAGCCGCGCGCCGTTAAAGCCCGCGGCGAGCGAGCGCTCGATATCCAGGCGCAGCTCGTCGTCGCTGGGTGCCGTCATCACCGACTCGGGCCAGTAGCCTTGGTCGAGCACGGTGCGCTGGAAAATCACCTCGCCATTGAGCTTAAACGCCATCCCCGAGAGCGCAACACTTCGCAGACCGGCGTAGCTCTCGACCGTGTCAATTGTTGTCTTGCCACTCAGCAACGTCAGCTTGATGCCGTAGAGATGCGGATCGGTCGTGCTCCAGACCCGTTTTCGGTCCTCGGGAACGTCGAGAATGAGTCGCGCTGCAAAGTCCAGATCGGCGCGCACGGTTGCGCTCGAGACCACGCCGTCGGCATCGGTCAGGGTCGCGGTGACGGTCAGCCCCTCCGCATTCGGTCCCGGCCCGTGCGCGGTCAGCGGCACGACCAGCTCGAAGCGGGAGTTGGCCAGGTCCGGTGTGATGCGCGGGCGCTTCATGGCAATATCGCTCACCGGCTCCAGCCAGACCGTCTGCCAGATTCCCGTGGTGCGGGTGTAGAAGCAGGCGTACGGTGCAAAACGGTTGGCCTGCTTGCCACGCGCCTGGGGAATGCCGTGCTTGTCGCGCGCGCGCACCACGATCGTCACGGTCTGCCCGGCACACTTGCCTAGATTGGCGGAGAACGGCGTAAAGCCCCCCCGGTGGCGTGCTACTTCCACCCCATCGGCCCAAACAGTCGTGTCGTAGTCCACCGCGCCAAAGTGCAGCAGCACCACTTTGTCCGCCCAGCTTGCCGGAACCGCCACTTCCTTGCGGTACCAGACCGCGTTGAGGAAGTCCACGTGCTCCAGCCCGGAGAGCTTGGACTCGGGGCAAAACGGCACCGTGATCGTCCCCGTCAGCGCCCGGTCCTTCACCCCACGCTCGATGCCAGAGTCGCCGTAGTCCGCTTCGAACTGCCACGTCCCATTCAAATTCAGCCAGTCCGCCCGCACAAACTGTGGGCGGGGATACTCAGGTCTTGGAATGCTCATGGCAGACAGGGTACCCGAAACGCGCCCCGCTGGGAATGGCCCAATCGCACGTGAGGCTTTGCGAAACGCACCCTGGGCTAGCGTGGACGGTAAACGTCCCGCTTTGGGGCGCTTCGCGCCGCCTCCCTCGTTCCTCGCTCGGTAAAGATGCTATTCGTGCTCTGCTTCCGCATGAGAAACCCACTCGAACCAGCCGATCACTTGGTTCTGAGAGAGGTCAACAGACTTCATGTACTTGATGAGGGAGTAGAACTTCTGCTGTGAGGAGCTCGGATGAAACTGACCGCCCGCTCTTCGGCCTTCGACATCATAGTCCCAGTAGGTTCCGACCAAGCGACGGAAAAGTTCGTTGCGCCACTGTAGCTCATCGAACTGTGCCGCAGTGAGCTCCACCAAGAGAAAGTGTTGGTGCCAAGCTATCCATTTCTGGCCCTCGTCGTCAGTGTAGTGCTCAAATATATCGGCTCTCTCGCGAATGGTGAACCAGTAGGGCTTGCTCTGATAATGCATCACCCCGCTACGAGGGCCATCATAGTAATCGCAGTGCCAGAGAATCGTCAGCTCACTCTCCGGAATCTGCGGTAAGTGATCAACAAAATCTGCGGGCGCCTCAGCCAGAGTAACCATTGGCTTCTAACTGGTCACGTGCCCACTCCGCGTCGCTTTCGGAAAGAGGTGGGTTGCAGGGCTGGGTGTAGTCGAGCGTCTCGGTGGGGCCTTCGTCGTAGGTGCGGTTGAAGACAGCTTGCAGGTCGAGGGCGAGATCGGGGAGGTTGTCGGTGAGGGGAACCAGGATCTCGGGAAGGCGGTCGCGCAGGGTGAGCGGCCAGACGGCGAAGTCATGGAAGCCAGGGACAGCAGGAGCGCGGTGTAGGGAGATAAGGTAGTCCCAGTGGCCATACTCGCGCCGTAGGGCCGCTTCACGGGGAGCAAGGGTGTACTCACCGCTTCGAAGAAAATCAAGCTCGATCAGGTGGGCGTCGCTGGTAAGTAAGTCGTGCTGCTTGCGCAGATACTCCTCGCGCCCCCTCCCAGACTCTTTATTAGCAGGGCTCAGAAGCTCAATCACCGTCACCACTTCGCCCGGCTCACGTACCCGGCGAATCTCCAAGAAGACCTCCCGTGCTGTCTCCTCATAGACCCGTAAGTAGCGTGGGGGTGTTGCGAGATGTGTGCGCTCCAAAGTGGCTACCCCACCCCCCGAGTTGGAGTCGGGGCGCTCACGACGCACCACGGCGACATCGGCACGGAAACGGTGCTCCCACTCGACAATGTAGACCCGCTCCTCAAGCCGTGCAACAAAATCCGAGGGAAGAAGCGGCTTCAGTGCCGCCCGCAGGGTCACCAGAAAGGTCGTGTGAAAATCCTCCCAGACACGACGATCCTCCAGATAAGGGTCCATTCCAGGAAAGGGGCTGGGCATAGGAAATTGTATCGCAAAGGCTCCTAAGCCTGCACGGTAAACACGTGGTTAGCGTGGACGGTAAACGCCCCGCAAGCCAGGGTGGAAATCATCCGGCTCACCCAGAGGGTACCCGGTCGCTTCGCGCCGCCTCCCTCGTTCCTCGCTCGGTAGATAGGGGCTAGGTGGGACACCAAGGGCCCTCAGCGTATGAGGCCCTCCGGGGAGAGCGGCTTCGTGTCCGTCACAAGGTAGTAGTTCCAGACTCCCATGTCTCTCTCTTTTAGCGCTGAAACCTAGTTCCTCCCCGGTACCAAGCCCCCGTTTGGTAGCGTTCTGGGATCGCTTGATCGCCGGGATCGTCAAAGCCTAAGGCAGCCAGCTCCTCAAACCAGCGGTCGCGCTGCGATTCGGGCAGACGCGTGCCACACCAGGGGCAAAAGTCAATCGTAAGACGAGCAGTGCCACCATCATGCAGGATGAGGCCGTACTCATCAAAGCGCTCCGAGTAGTGAATGAGACAATCGGGGCAGTCAAAGGGGTTGGGGTGTTCGGCACAGGTGAAGGTAACCTGGGCAGTCATCAGGGAGCAACAGTGGTGCTTGGGCATGGGTTCCTCAGTCGGCAAACTTGTAAGCTCGCCAAGTACTACACTGACCTATCTGATTTTTGGGCGATTTCTAACCGGGTTTGTAGCTCCTTCCCACAAAAAGGACAGAAGAGAACAGCCTGGTCAAAAAATCCTGGCCCTTCTTCGGTCTCGACATAGCCGATTGTCAGGTAGAGAACTCCATT
This genomic interval from Armatimonas rosea contains the following:
- a CDS encoding glycoside hydrolase family 2 protein, producing MSIPRPEYPRPQFVRADWLNLNGTWQFEADYGDSGIERGVKDRALTGTITVPFCPESKLSGLEHVDFLNAVWYRKEVAVPASWADKVVLLHFGAVDYDTTVWADGVEVARHRGGFTPFSANLGKCAGQTVTIVVRARDKHGIPQARGKQANRFAPYACFYTRTTGIWQTVWLEPVSDIAMKRPRITPDLANSRFELVVPLTAHGPGPNAEGLTVTATLTDADGVVSSATVRADLDFAARLILDVPEDRKRVWSTTDPHLYGIKLTLLSGKTTIDTVESYAGLRSVALSGMAFKLNGEVIFQRTVLDQGYWPESVMTAPSDDELRLDIERSLAAGFNGARLHQKVFEERFFYWADKLGYLVWGEFGDWGCSGFGPSTNHQQPDASYVAQWLEAVERDYSHPSIVGWCPLNETYQENSDQIRPLDDVTRGMWLATKLADATRPVLDTSGYAHRVRESDIYDSHDYEQNPEKFAANMAGLADGKPYINNGWDGKPTNIPYGGQPYFCSEFGGIWWNPAAFDNKESWGYGERVTSLDEFYARFEGLCDVLLNDPKMFGYCYTQLTDIYPEENGVYTFDRQPKFDNEKLKAVQTKRAAIEKRPG
- a CDS encoding DUF4058 family protein; the protein is MPSPFPGMDPYLEDRRVWEDFHTTFLVTLRAALKPLLPSDFVARLEERVYIVEWEHRFRADVAVVRRERPDSNSGGGVATLERTHLATPPRYLRVYEETAREVFLEIRRVREPGEVVTVIELLSPANKESGRGREEYLRKQHDLLTSDAHLIELDFLRSGEYTLAPREAALRREYGHWDYLISLHRAPAVPGFHDFAVWPLTLRDRLPEILVPLTDNLPDLALDLQAVFNRTYDEGPTETLDYTQPCNPPLSESDAEWARDQLEANGYSG
- a CDS encoding DUF6980 family protein — translated: MPKHHCCSLMTAQVTFTCAEHPNPFDCPDCLIHYSERFDEYGLILHDGGTARLTIDFCPWCGTRLPESQRDRWFEELAALGFDDPGDQAIPERYQTGAWYRGGTRFQR